DNA sequence from the Candidatus Methanomethylicota archaeon genome:
AGGTCCACAATTAAAGAATTCTTTTACATTATTAATTTCTATAATGTCTGTAACCATTCCCTTTACTCCAATACTTCCATCTTCAGTTGCTACTTTAACTTCAACTATTTCTTTTAAATTATCATATAGAGGAAGGTCTGATTCAGTTTTTCCTCCTATATATACTGTATTAACTCTATCTTTAAACATTTTAGCTATAAAATAAATTGGAGCTACTCCAGATCCTCCTCCAACTAAATTTGTTTCTTCATTTGGAATGTATGAATTTCCATATGGTCCTCTTAATAAAATAGAATCTCCTTCTTTTAATTCAACAATTTTTGAAGAAACAGGTCCTACTTTTTTTATAAGTAATGTTATTGGATTATTAAAAGCTAAGGAGAAAGGTTTTTCACCTATTCCTGGTATCCATACAAATACAAATTGACCTGGTAATGCTTCTATACTTCCATCTAAAATTAAAACCCTTGTATCTGATCCCCAAGCTTCTTTAATTCTAAATTCTTTATATTCTAAATTCACTTTAGGTCTTTCTTCATTAATACCCATAGATAAATTCTTTAAAAATTTCTTAATTTTATCAGTACTCATTCCAAGTAAAGCAGTTCCAATTCCAAATAAATCTGCACCTGCTTTTTTAAATTCTTCAATATCTTGAGGAGTAGTAATTCCACCCATTCCTATTATTGGAACTTTTACATTTTCTCTTATTTCTCTTATACACATAAGTGAAATTTCTTTTATTGCTGGACCAGATAATCCACCATATATATTTGATAATATAGGTTTATTTGTTATAGGATCAAAAAATATTAATGGTCCTAAACTATTTACTGCAGTAATTCCATCTGCTCCTGCATCTACAGCAATTTTTGCAATTTTTCCAATAATTCCAGGAGATGGTATGAGTTTAACAAATATTGGAATATCAGTAGATTTTCTAATTAAAGAAACAATTTCTTTTACTAATTTAGGAGATATTCCTATAGCAGCTCCATAACCTTTTACATTTGGACATGATAAATTAAGCTCAATCCAATCAGTATATTTTTCAATTTTTAAAACAAGTTCATAAAATTCTTCAGCTGAAGATCCAAATATTGAAGTCATTAATATTTTCTTTATTGGATAAATTTCTTTTAATTCATTTATAAATTCATTTATACCAGGATTTGGAAGTCCTACAGCATTAATTAAAGATCCTAGTACTCCTGCAATTATTGGTTCTTTAAAACCATCTCTTTCTATTAATCCAATACTTTTTGTTGTTATTACTCCTAATCCTTCTACATCTTCCATAGTTTTAATTATATCTGGTGTTGTAGCTACTATTCCTGAAGGTAATACTAATTTTTCTTTTGGTAATTCAATTTTCATAAATTACCTCCTTTCCTTTTATTGGAAAGAATTCTCCTTCTTTATATGCAATCTCTCCTTCAATTATTGTTATAATTGGCCATCCTTTAAGTAACATACCTTCATATGGAGTCCATTTACATTTATAATGTAAATCATCAGCAGTTACTTTCTTTTCTAAATTTTTATCTACAATTATAATATCTCCATCAGCTCCAACTTCTATTACTCCTTTTCCCTTTATTCCAAAAATTTTTGCAGGATTATAACACATTAATTCTACAACTTTTTCTAAACTTATTTCTTTTTTTAATGCTGCATTCATCATAAGTGGAAGAGAAGTCTCTACACCTGGCATACCTGATGGAGCATTTTCTTTTTCCTTCTCTTCTTTTAAATGTGGTGCATGATCTGAGCCAATACAATCTATAAGACCTTTTTTTAATGCAATCCAAAGTGATTTTCTATCTTCTTCACTTCTTAAAGGTGGATTTACTTTTGCATAATTTCCGATTTTATTTAATAATTCTTCATTTAAAAATAAATGATGTGGAGTAGCTTCTTTATAAAATGGAGAAGCAGCTTCAGCTTCTTCAATTGATGTAATATGTAAAATGTAAATTTTTCCTTTATTTATAAATTGAATTAATTTATTTATAGCAGAAATAGCAGCAATTTTAGGTCTTTTTAAATTATGAGTTGGCATATCTGAAAATTTTTCAATAATTTCTTCATCTTCAGCATGAATACTTACAATTCTTGCTTTTTCTATTACTTTACCTATTATTTTAATATCTTTAATTAATAATCCTAATGTTGAAGATGCCATAAATATTTTAGCAGAAGCTGCAAGTGGATTTCTCTTTCCAACAACTTTTTCAATTTCTTCTAAATTATTCTCTGTTACTCCAAAATGAAGTCCATAATTTACTAAAGGAGGTTTTGTATTATTTATTAAAGCTTTTTTCTCTAATAATCTTTCTAATGTTGTTGTTGGAGGATTATTATTTGGCATATCAAGCACTGTAGTTACTCCTCCTGCAATAGCTGATTTAGAACCACTTTCCCAATTTTCTGAAGATAGTCCAGGTTGTCTAAAATGAACATGAGGATCTACAATACCTGGTAAAACAAGTTTTCCTTCTGCATTAATTATAATATCAGCTTTAGGTTCTTCTTTTGTTATTTTTAAAATTTTACCTTTATTTATTAATATATTTGCATTAAAAATCTCTTTATGTGTTACAATTATACCATTTTTTATTAACAACATTTTCACATCTTTAATTTTATATTTTTTTCATTACATTCATAACCACAATAATGACATACTAATGTTAAAGGATTTTTATCAATTACATAAAGACGAGAAGGTACAGGTTCTTTATTTGATATACAATTAGCATTAATACAAAGTGCTATATCTTCTATTACATCTGGTATTACTACTTTTCTCTTTTCTTTTACTTCATAATTTTCTATTATATTTATAGTTGCATTTGGTGCGATAAGTGCTATTTTATTATATTCATCACTTTTTAAAAATCTATTTTCAACTTTTATAATATCTTTTTTTCCATATTTAGTACTTTCTAAATTTTGACCTATTATAACAACAGAATCTTGATTGAATAAATTCAATATTTCAGCTATAATTATTCCTTTACCTGGTGGTATATGATCAATAACAGTTCCATTTTCTATTAATCTTACTATTAATCCTTTTTTTGTATTCATTTTATCCCTCCTAATATTAATGACATTATTGTTGCTCTAACTGGTATTCCATTTTTTACTTGTTCAAAATAACAAGCTCTTTCATCATAATCTACATCTATGGAAATTTCATCAACTCTTGGAAGAGGATGCATTATACAAGTATTTGATTTTGCTTTTAATAATAATTCTTTATTTAATTTAAAAATTCCTTTAACTTTATTATATTCATTTTCATCAGGAAATCTTTCTTTTTGTATTCTTGTCATATATATTACATCAGCAATTGATATTACTTCTTCAAGTTTTAAAATTTTTTCATATTTTACATTATTTCTTTTTAAAAATTTTTCAATATGTTCTGGTATTTGAAGAGATTCAGGAGCTACTAAGAAAATTTCACAATCATACATAGATAAAGCATAAATTAATGAGTGTACAGTTCTACCATATTTTAAATCTCCTACAATTGCTATACAATTTCCATCAATTTTTCCTTTTTTTTCTTTTATTGTAAATAAATCAAGAATTGTTTGTGTTGGATGTTCATTTTTTCCATCACCAGCATTTATTATTGGAACTTTTTTATAACCTCTTTTTACTCTATTTGTTGTTATATCAGCCGCCCATCTAGCAGCACCATCATAAGGATGTCTTAATACTATTAAGTCTACATAATTTGCTACTGTTTCAATTGTATCCTTTAAAGTTTCACCTTTCATTACTGAAGTTCCTTCTATACCAGCAAACCATATAGTTTCAGCACCAATTAAATGAGCTGCAGTATCAAAACT
Encoded proteins:
- a CDS encoding dihydroorotase family protein; the protein is MLLIKNGIIVTHKEIFNANILINKGKILKITKEEPKADIIINAEGKLVLPGIVDPHVHFRQPGLSSENWESGSKSAIAGGVTTVLDMPNNNPPTTTLERLLEKKALINNTKPPLVNYGLHFGVTENNLEEIEKVVGKRNPLAASAKIFMASSTLGLLIKDIKIIGKVIEKARIVSIHAEDEEIIEKFSDMPTHNLKRPKIAAISAINKLIQFINKGKIYILHITSIEEAEAASPFYKEATPHHLFLNEELLNKIGNYAKVNPPLRSEEDRKSLWIALKKGLIDCIGSDHAPHLKEEKEKENAPSGMPGVETSLPLMMNAALKKEISLEKVVELMCYNPAKIFGIKGKGVIEVGADGDIIIVDKNLEKKVTADDLHYKCKWTPYEGMLLKGWPIITIIEGEIAYKEGEFFPIKGKEVIYEN
- the pyrB gene encoding aspartate carbamoyltransferase encodes the protein MIYRWVFSIVEGKFEGRDLVSIRDFTKEEIEYILKIAEKMKKEGYDKNLLKGKIIGLLFYEPSTRTRLSFDTAAHLIGAETIWFAGIEGTSVMKGETLKDTIETVANYVDLIVLRHPYDGAARWAADITTNRVKRGYKKVPIINAGDGKNEHPTQTILDLFTIKEKKGKIDGNCIAIVGDLKYGRTVHSLIYALSMYDCEIFLVAPESLQIPEHIEKFLKRNNVKYEKILKLEEVISIADVIYMTRIQKERFPDENEYNKVKGIFKLNKELLLKAKSNTCIMHPLPRVDEISIDVDYDERACYFEQVKNGIPVRATIMSLILGGIK
- a CDS encoding dihydroorotate dehydrogenase electron transfer subunit, with product MKIELPKEKLVLPSGIVATTPDIIKTMEDVEGLGVITTKSIGLIERDGFKEPIIAGVLGSLINAVGLPNPGINEFINELKEIYPIKKILMTSIFGSSAEEFYELVLKIEKYTDWIELNLSCPNVKGYGAAIGISPKLVKEIVSLIRKSTDIPIFVKLIPSPGIIGKIAKIAVDAGADGITAVNSLGPLIFFDPITNKPILSNIYGGLSGPAIKEISLMCIREIRENVKVPIIGMGGITTPQDIEEFKKAGADLFGIGTALLGMSTDKIKKFLKNLSMGINEERPKVNLEYKEFRIKEAWGSDTRVLILDGSIEALPGQFVFVWIPGIGEKPFSLAFNNPITLLIKKVGPVSSKIVELKEGDSILLRGPYGNSYIPNEETNLVGGGSGVAPIYFIAKMFKDRVNTVYIGGKTESDLPLYDNLKEIVEVKVATEDGSIGVKGMVTDIIEINNVKEFFNCGPEIMLVKACEIEAKSINENKIFCSIERYTKCGVGICGSCAMDGLRICVDGPVFQYSILKSGKDFGKYKRAPSGRRILI
- the pyrI gene encoding aspartate carbamoyltransferase regulatory subunit, yielding MNTKKGLIVRLIENGTVIDHIPPGKGIIIAEILNLFNQDSVVIIGQNLESTKYGKKDIIKVENRFLKSDEYNKIALIAPNATINIIENYEVKEKRKVVIPDVIEDIALCINANCISNKEPVPSRLYVIDKNPLTLVCHYCGYECNEKNIKLKM